The DNA segment GGATATTGGCGGTGCCGCAACTATTGAAAGTATTGCTAATTGCTTTGAAAAAATTGTGGAACTACCAAAGATTTCAGCGATCGTTATCAATATTTTCGGCGGAATCGTCCGCTGCGACGATGTGGCAAGAGCTATCATTGCGGCTCGGCAGCAAATACCATCTTTACCAAAGCTGTATATTCGACTCGCGGGTACAAATGCCAATGAAGCCGAATTAATTCTTGGCGAGAGCGGAATTACCTTGTATAAAACCATCGAAGAAGCTATTAAGGAGCTATCTCAAAATGGATAAATCAGTCTTTTTAGGAAAACGAGTAGTGGTACAGGGGATAACCGGCAGGCAGGGCAGATTTCATACTCAACGAATGCTTGAGTATGGAAGTTCGATTATCGCCGGTACTTCTCTATCAAAAGCTGGTACACGTGTGTGCGGCATACCGGTCTTTGCGTCGCTTGACGATATCAAGCAGCAGTTCTCGATTTCGATCGATATCTCTGTTATATTTGTGCCCGCACCCACAGCAAAAGCCGCCGTTATGGAGGCAATTAGAGCACAGGTCCCACTTATCGTCTGTATTACCGAACATATTCCTGTTCACGATATGTTGTATATACGGCAACAACTTGCCCATTCACAGTCGGTACTGATCGGCCCCAATAGTCCCGGGGTTCTGATGCCGGATAAGCAACTACTTGGTATTATCCCTGGTAGTTTTTCTACCGTGGGGACGACCGCAGTCGTAAGTCGAAGCGGTACCTTGACATATGAGGTGATGAGCCTGCTTACAGGGGCTGGTTTTGGCCAAAAATATATTATTGGCATCGGTGGTGACATGATTCAGGGCAGCTCTTTCGTGGACTGTCTCGAGCTATTTGAACATGATGATGGTGTTGAACGAATACTACTCATCGGTGAGGTCGGTGGAACTGCCGAGATAGCCGCGGCTGATTATATTGCGT comes from the Candidatus Saccharimonas aalborgensis genome and includes:
- a CDS encoding succinate--CoA ligase subunit alpha, encoding MDKSVFLGKRVVVQGITGRQGRFHTQRMLEYGSSIIAGTSLSKAGTRVCGIPVFASLDDIKQQFSISIDISVIFVPAPTAKAAVMEAIRAQVPLIVCITEHIPVHDMLYIRQQLAHSQSVLIGPNSPGVLMPDKQLLGIIPGSFSTVGTTAVVSRSGTLTYEVMSLLTGAGFGQKYIIGIGGDMIQGSSFVDCLELFEHDDGVERILLIGEVGGTAEIAAADYIASSMSKPVYAYIAGQCAPPGVQLGHAGAILGTNALESAQAKTTYLGRSGAVTASNLSQLISMMK